The Neoarius graeffei isolate fNeoGra1 chromosome 1, fNeoGra1.pri, whole genome shotgun sequence region acgccgaagctcaaaattcaggaaagtggctccggtgtcgcaggtgcacaagaacagttatttgaaaattaacctaatgaatttgtgcgtgcgcgtgcgatttcataaagaaccgggacaattggcattcggtgaaagattcacacctataacTCATTATATtcggcgcgccctctcgcccactgttgcttcgttttcccgatttacacgagtgtctgaagatggagttttcagaaatctccactctgcccagagtttgcgaaagtagctgttttcagtgactgaaacctccgtataggtgtgaatgagaggtgcaaccgaataaataaatatgcgtcttttttatccggctacatgtaggctatcactgcgcaaagcctcaaaTGTTGAAAtaatagtaatatttgttaaaataatagtaggctaatttccgcattaattggtaaaatggcacaagggatgtgatggggggatggccgttttataagggggatgcctccccccacatcccccccccctcaactcgagtactgcatataaggccaccggacataggcccttcgatttccatcactagagcgcgttaaattaactttcggttttgccagcatggacgcgcttcttttaaatgaaggcacagatgtgtcagacatcgacaatacggtaaagaataaggctacgttcacactgcaggctgaagtgactcaaacccgatcttttcgcccatatgtgacctgtatccgatcttttattgacaatatgaacgacacgcatccgattttttcaaatccgacccaggccatttggatatgtggtcctaattccgattcctctccgctcttttcatatgcgacttcagtctgaaccgccaggtcgcattcatccgacttacacgtcatcaacaagccacaaacgtcactattctgcgctgaagtaggcggcgggtctctcaaaaaaaagttacaacaacatggcgcataatcacgggcgcagatagagggtgggactcgtcccacccagatttaaattcacctcgctcggtccccccccacttatagggaggaaaaaacgtctatgctgtctttctttgcataaggcaaacctcacggaaaaatcaaaagactaattaccattcggtttattgaggtgcacggcagtgtatacatagttgcaacaattcacataaaacaaaacaaagactgatattcggttggttgagctgcgcagtctgcacaggttgcgagctcaagcttggttgctatggtaacccacaacaagtttgacaggcatgttggggttggtttgctggcagctttgtcccccccccccagttcaaaaaacgtatctgcgcccctgcgcatgacatcaatgcgagggacgcttcgggctgtgaaggttctgaatcttctcaatggaaggacgcagaggttagggagctgatttccatttggggggatgcagctattcaagctagattggatgggtcataccgcaaccgggcggttttacttccgtaaacactggccatgctcactgcgtgtgacgtcgtcgtatcctgcaatgcgcatgcggaacacttttaggtcgcttttcgttcatactgaggatcacatacaagtcgcatatatttgctaatgtgaacgacctcacaaaaaaatcggaattgagcattaagccttgcagtgtgaactgaAAAAActgtaagtggagatgggcttggctaaatgaaatgggcgataatggcaagcgatttagttcatggtgcaaaaagatgaaaatggcaggtgtgtgcttttgtgtagtttgccataaaaaaaagtctatggaagcaatggcaaaaaactagatgcctttggcttcactgcgaagatgcagaaaaagtgaactttcacttttcttgtttcctggttttatgtcagcagattttcttatttttctttctgttccacccttctgaaagcatggttcaagttcaactgcacttgcacttttctcttaaccacagctgtgcattactaaagtattgttgaaataaatttgcactttgcgctgaaaacttgatgtttcatcatttatagccagtaatgacaatggtaaagtcttgccttagctttagtcattgttaaaattatgtaactgtactataagtaggggtcgaggggataatggacaacacggcgtttaaaatttgacgcatcactGATGTGGTAGGggtcaacgacatggagcttttttttttttttttttgcacgttaATCCATGAGAACTGGGGGACATGTTGGAAAGGAGTTTTctgttggctcacctcattctgATTTAAATCTTCATTTCCTCAGGTGACATGTTTGGGTGCGTGGTGGTAGGCATCGGCATCGCGGGCCGGGTCCGGATCCGAGACCTTCTCACGCCTCTGCAATCCAGCGCTGCAGAAATCTTCACTCTTCAGGGCTTCGTGTCTCGGTCAGTGTTACTTCAGAGAACGGTTTAagataatcaatcaatcagtctttTAATTATGTAGTCGTACTGTCAACTATTAGAATGCAACTACAAACGATTGCATCCATGAAGAAAAGTCAACTCTCAAAATGCTGGAACCATGGGCGGAGATACACCGCCTTTTAACGGTGCAGCAAGCTACTATGAGTTATGTAAATACACACACTTTGCCAGAAAcagggtatagacccttttcagtcacgtgaccttcgtaaacgcgaccaccattttggacatgtagcggacttcggctcgaattggtttgaatgcgaggaaggcgacaaacggagaacatacaagaaaaaggagcgagatgcagaaaacaccttcgctatccagcgacgtagggcatttacagggcgagcagagggagaaataacaacagtaacgacacattagcaacgccgtacagaaataacggtttatggcacagaccctttcggttctcgctcatctagctgctacaatgactgcttagactgcaacaataatacctaacacacatttaagtatccctcgtaaagacgtgaaactcgtcgagtgacgagtgtgctcattgataagctaacgcaatctaaaagtagacataccatcacactgccctggcgctgtgtacagtttaccttctatggtttgtgcactcactatttgccattactttctccaaccgttgttacagattacagggaacggcctggatttaagagacaaatacatgttcctcttgttttgaacacttatttgtaggcagtgcttaatttgtaaagtgggaggtcccggagcgcagaggataagcggctccggtgcggaaaaaaagagggggggaggggggcgcggcgctgcgcttctgggcatgttttgtaataacactgcaaattaagttcatctgcagatattttgtggatgtcgtttcatgcgagaaatcaccaacaagacagatatcaaaatcagacattaacactaaataaacttgcatttttttatttaatttgtttttttttttttgttacatagtcaaaaagaggtgtcggatcaccggatccagtgtaaatagctgccggagccaacgcccgaggttccggagcgcgctccggcttgctccccctcaaattaagcgctgtttgtaggacactgcctctgatctgtcctacagtctaccaacagcaaaggaacacaacgctagctaatgtcgttagctaatagctactacagaagaacaaagaggttacaatgggttattttagcctatttggttacacactcgccgccacagaatgttaacagcaatgtaccgtattttccggactatacgtcgctccggagtttaagtcgcatcagccaaaaaatgcattatgaagattgaaaaaaaaaaaaaaaaaaaaaaaaaaaaaaaacatacgtcgcaccggactataagtcgcacttttttgaagggttattctatccatagaatctgtgattgtatctgataagcggcgcgtggttactacgCGACTGCATtgcttatttaataaacgaacagctgagcagtgataacgcgccctttgccctttaagtagcctagtctgattattttaaatatctactactatctttaataccatcactatcgttattattagtagcctattactgatgcattaatcagtttgcttttagaatatttttaccggtagggcttattatcgccccatggctctttcatctgtgttattaaagctgtagtcatcatcgaggagtgtcattcttcatttttgttgaattttatttcatcaaatcagaggtcaagtaggctataggtatatcatctccaaagacaggtacggtggtaaaaacaaccgtctagtgaaaaaaaaaaaaaaacaacaaccgcttttaaatccccgacttaaatccttaaaatgagtcatttaactcatgtcttgtgtgatctgatctccaatggtgaaataaaccggttgtgatgagtacagtctgttattttagaagataaatgtaatatataatttcatatatagactaataaaaattaatattttataatatatcacgacatattactgtttgtaactgtttgtcactaaagcgttttctaagatcataatgtctgattattattattattttacacacacaataagcgcatgtgcgtaaagttacagtaaaccatcccccgccttttttttttttgagtcgccagacccacccacctcctgcattccgggacctcccacttcacaaattaagcactgcctaaaatcactacataacttatttaaataactataggcctatcattaataataaaacacaggtcaatcaagtttatcaagctgacgatttcactccaaatcagcaaatccattgaattcctcatcctcggtgtcgcttctgaacaactctgccaactccagcggcagatgaagcgccgtttcctcttcttctgcgtggctgtcatcagactcagcatcagctccagttattccgcggtgaaaaaaaaaaaaaaaaacacacatatacgtcgcaccggagtattacgctacgttcacactgcaaggcttaatgctcaattccgatttttttgtgaaatccgattttttttgtgaggtcgttcacattagcaaatatatgcgacttgtatgtgatcctcagtatgaacgaaaagcgacctaaaagtgttccgcatgcgcattgcaggatacgacgacgtcacacgcagtgagcatggccagtgtttacggaagtaaaaccgcccggttgcggtatgacccatccaatctagcttgaatagctgcatccccccaaatggaaatcagctccctaacctctgcgtccttccattgagaagattcagaaccttcacagcccaaagcgtccctcgcattgatgtcatgcgcaggggcgcagatacgttttttgaactgggggggacaaagctgccagcaaaccaaccccaatatgcctgtcaaacttgttttgggttaccatagcaaccaagctcgagctcacaacctgtgcagtctgcgcagctcaaccaaccgaatatcagtctttgttttatgtgagttgttgcaactatgtatacactgctgtgcacctcaataaaccgaatggtaattagtcttttgatttttccgtgaggtttgccttatgcaaagaaagacagcatagacgttttttcctccctataagtgggggggaccgaacgaggtgaatttaaatctgggtgggacgaatcccacccctccccccctctatctgcgcccgtgattatgcgccatgttgttgtaactttttttgagagacccgccgcctacttcagcgcagaatagtcacgtttgtggcttgttgatgacgtgtaagtcggatgaatgcgacctggcggttcagactgaagtcgcatatgaaaagagcggatagggatcggaattaggaccacatatccaaacggcctgggtcggatttgaaaaaatcggatctgtgtcgttcatattgtcaataaaagatcggatacaggtcacatatgggcgaaaagatcggatttgagtcacttcagcctgcagtgtgaacgtagccaaagttgcatggccagccgaaccatgaaaaaaagtgcgacttatagtccgaaaaatacggtaatgccttttctggctaattttattcgtattacctccaacaaagtggtcactacacaagcgttggtgcgccgctatccatcttctccgtcggtcagcatctatcgggatccgataaaatgataacccttgccttgtttgttgatggttactacatccaggtgcacaacaacatagtggcatgatggaagtcttgctgaaaataaacactttctttggtaccgttcctcaatgctggctgtggtaaactactggtagtacacatccaaaatggcggccgcgtttgtcgtgacgtcacgtgaaaagggtctatagtgaaACGTGATGACGGACAgactaaataaattaattaattttcagTTCACCTTGAACAATGTTCATGACGTTTTTTGATCATAGGTCTATCGTCAGCGGATCTTCACTGTACAAGCTGTTCTAGAATTCAGTTGATTTCATTAGAATCCTCTCACCGTGTAAAACTGGCTTTCATGATGTGTAGGAGGACGCTGGAGGATCAGCAGGGAGTCAAACAGATCCCCTTAGAGGAGGCGCTGAGCCGCAGCGACATTCAGGTGGCTTTCTTGTGCACAGAAAACACCAGCCACGAAGAATACATCAAGTGAGACACACCTTTGTTTAGTCGTTTTCTTAGAAAGTCATGTTCTGAAGGTCCAAGGAGTTGAATTTGAACATCACAGACGTGATGCGGAATAAGACAAGATAAACATGTAGCAGGAAGGTTATAAAGTTAGAACCTGCGTTTTATAGCGTAGATACACGAAAGGGATAAAACATCAAACTTTGACACTCATCATCGTGTGGTTTCATTTTTGCTCAGCCGGTTTCTTGAAGCAGGGAAACACGTGTGCGTGGAGTATCCCATGACCCTCAGCTACAACGCCGCGGTTGAACTCTGGGACCGGGCGCAACAAAAGGGTGAGACGGTTTTGAGAACACAGTGAAAAATGGGCTTAAGCAGCAGGAGGAGAGACTGTCGCATGTATATAACCGTTACCCGTTTGCCTCTTCAGGTTTGGTCCTGCATGAGGAACACATCGGGCTCCTCACGCCTGATTTCAAGCAGCTGAAGAAAGACGTAGCCGGGAAACAGCTGGAAGAAGGAAGCCTGCATTTCACAGGTACAGTACGCTCATGCTGCCCGTACACCTTCAATCTGTTCCCAGGGTAGTGTCCGTGACCTCATTTCCTGTCCCGCGTCTACCCAGGAGGTCCGCTCAAGCCCGGATTCGGGTTCCTGTCGTTCAGCGGCATCGCTCGCCTCACCTGGCTGGTGGAGCTTTTCGGCGAGCTCGACGTTAAAGCAGCGTCGATGGTCGAGGACCCTGAGAGGAAGCACCAGAAAATGACGGTCCACTTGTTAACCAAGGATCAGAAGTGAGTTCAGGATGCACAACACTAAACTCCTGAGCAAGTCCACGATGCCACGAACGATGAAGTTAAGAAAGAATAAAACGCCACGTGTCGTGCCGTTGTCGGAAAATTAAAACGTCGTCCGTGAAGGGAGTTGATTCTCCTCACACCGACCTCACGAAGTGAaattggagggggaaaaaagcgTCAGTGTATgttacacagggcaactttttggccAATCAGATTAGGCTTGGGCGGTATGGTGAAAATATCGTGTACCACGGTATGAAAAAATACCGCCGATATATTTTTAATACcgtcaaaaataaatatatttgtatttttatccAACTTACTTGAAACGACTGTAATGTCCTTTTATTATAGTACAACCGTTTCTGGTACAGCGCGCGCATGCCACTAGATGGCAGTTTGCGGGTCAACAGCAAAGATTCTAGAATCTTTGGTCAACAGGCAGCAGCGACAGTTGGCCCAGTCAGTGCGTGAGGATGGCGGTGCGGAATTAGTCAAAAAGGCCAATGCCTCAGCCGTTGTCTGGGAGCATTTTGGTTTTCTGCCGAATGATAAAGGTGAGCCGAGCGGCGCATGTACAGGCACAACTGTCAGTATATGCGCAAGAGGGGACAATCCATGCTGAAGAAAATCCGCTTGAATGGCAGAAACTGAATGAAACACGTTTGCCAGTGATGTCAAAAGtcagggtctccgcggatccttaaaaagtcttatttttaatatgtgttttttaaggtcttaaa contains the following coding sequences:
- the blvra gene encoding biliverdin reductase A produces the protein MFGCVVVGIGIAGRVRIRDLLTPLQSSAAEIFTLQGFVSRRTLEDQQGVKQIPLEEALSRSDIQVAFLCTENTSHEEYINRFLEAGKHVCVEYPMTLSYNAAVELWDRAQQKGLVLHEEHIGLLTPDFKQLKKDVAGKQLEEGSLHFTGGPLKPGFGFLSFSGIARLTWLVELFGELDVKAASMVEDPERKHQKMTVHLLTKDQKPLTWTEERADGLSRAKRIHLRFSTCTMTELPAGVQEPVGLFMQDMVMFGNKLQGSVPPEQLQAERRRILHCFKLAEDIRRLCQDATA